AGGTAGATATATGCGAGTGAGAGACCCCGTGCACGGTGATATCCTAATCGACCCCGCAGCCAAAGATGTCCTGGCTACCAAGGCTATGCAGCGTTTACGTGGCCTTAAGCAGCTCGGGCTTACGCATCTCGTCTACCCGGGTTGTGTGCACACCCGCTTTGACCATAGCTTGGGGACGTATCATATGGCTAAACGGCTATATCATAGTAGCGTAGACGAATCTTGTCGCGAGGAGCTCGCTGCGGTAAGTTGTGCCGCACTCTTGCATGATGCTGCGCACATGCCTTTTGGGCACACCCTAGAAGAGGAATTTGGGCTGTTCGGGCGTCACGACCGAGCCGAACGCATGACCATGGTGCTAAATGATACGGAAGTCAAGTCAGCGCTCCTTGGCCACGGGCTTTATGACTTTGTCGTGAACATATTGCTTGATACCCTGCCTGAGTCTCGTCGCTACCTCACCGATATAGTGAAGAGCACCATAGATGCCGATGTCTTAGACTACTTGCGCCGCGACGCCTACTTTGCGGGGTTAGTGCATAATTACGATGACCGCGTTCTAGAGAGCTTCACCGTGGTGGATGGCCGCCTGGTGTATCGGCTAGTGCACAAAGGCCTTCCGCGACCTGATGCGCGCTCAGAGTTAGTCCATCTGCTTCGTCTGCGTTACTACTTGACAGAGCGCCTCTACTACCATCACGCCAAAATTGCTGCCAGCGTGATGCTGGCCAAGGTGGTGCAGAAGGTGGGCTTTAGCGAGGCTCATCTCGCACAGCTGACCGATGAGTTGCTGCTTGAGGATTGCCGCAGGCATGCTGTAGAGAGCTCTGATCACGACTTGCTTTCTCTGTTTGAAGCTCTGAAGTGGCGGCGGCTCTACAAGCGGGCTTTTGTACACGCCGCTGATCAATCGCTTTTGGCGCGCTTTAACAACGTACGGCAGTTTGAGAGCCTCATTGCCCAGAAAACAGGGCTTAACCCCATAGAAGTTGGTGTGTATTGCGGGCCCCGAGGCGTGCTTAAAGAGGCTAATATCACCATCTTGACGCGCCGCGGTTGTGAACCCTTGTCGCAGGGCGAAAATGGCGACATAGGAGAATTAGCCGAGCAATATCGTCGTTTGCCGCGCTTCTATGTGTTTGCTCCGGCAGACAAAGTCGCGCCTGTTCGTTTGGCTGTCGAAGAGATGCTTAATTGCCGAAGCGAGTACCGTAAAGATTTAACGAGTTTGTAACCCGAGTCGCCCTGCCACGGAGGTATACTAGGTATACCAAGGCGGGGAGGTGGTGAGTTGCGCGTGTGGACCACAATGTTTATTATAATTGCACTCGTACT
The genomic region above belongs to Bacillota bacterium and contains:
- a CDS encoding HD domain-containing protein, coding for MRVRDPVHGDILIDPAAKDVLATKAMQRLRGLKQLGLTHLVYPGCVHTRFDHSLGTYHMAKRLYHSSVDESCREELAAVSCAALLHDAAHMPFGHTLEEEFGLFGRHDRAERMTMVLNDTEVKSALLGHGLYDFVVNILLDTLPESRRYLTDIVKSTIDADVLDYLRRDAYFAGLVHNYDDRVLESFTVVDGRLVYRLVHKGLPRPDARSELVHLLRLRYYLTERLYYHHAKIAASVMLAKVVQKVGFSEAHLAQLTDELLLEDCRRHAVESSDHDLLSLFEALKWRRLYKRAFVHAADQSLLARFNNVRQFESLIAQKTGLNPIEVGVYCGPRGVLKEANITILTRRGCEPLSQGENGDIGELAEQYRRLPRFYVFAPADKVAPVRLAVEEMLNCRSEYRKDLTSL